A genomic stretch from Anopheles nili chromosome X, idAnoNiliSN_F5_01, whole genome shotgun sequence includes:
- the LOC128728976 gene encoding ubiquitin-like-conjugating enzyme ATG10 yields the protein MHLREFIECCNDLVRCSEDSPQAWRWVVEGDHSYICMKKRELTCVLQTKQCDAVQDEHFAELNLEADPACASKSGILSRMVLYEYHVVYNESYAVPMLLFNIYDEGGSRLDLEEAWDVLKIGDSVDTSAKYHAVTMVHHPIVFRPYLSLHPCKTPELLDSLSHSANAVLSFLTTYGPYVNLRQDDLAASLLRTIGVQ from the exons ATGCACTTACGTGAGTTTATCGAATGCTGCAACGATCTGGTGCGATGCTCGGAAGACAGTCCTCAAGCGTGGAGATGGGTTGTTGAAGGAGATCATTCGTACATATGCATGAAAAAACGGGAGCTAACGTGTGTGCTTCAGACGAAACAATGCGATGCCGTGCAGGATGAACACTTTGCCGAGCTCAATCTGGAAGCCGATCCGGCATGCGCCTCTAAAAGCGGAATTTTGTCCAGAATGGTACTTTACGAATATCACGTGGTGTACAACGAGAGTTATGCGGTACCTATGTTGCTGTTCAACATCTACGATGAAG GTGGCAGTCGGCTCGACCTGGAAGAGGCCTGGGATGTGCTGAAGATAGGTGATTCAGTTGATACTAGTGCGAAGTACCATGCAGTTACTATGGTACATCATCCAATAGTATTTCGACCATATTTGAGCCTACATCCTTGTAAAACACCGGAACTACTTGATTCTCTTTCGCACAGCGCGAATGCGGTGTTGTCATTTCTAACGACTTATGGGCCTTACGTGAATTTGAGGCAGGATGATTTGGCTGCATCATTGTTACGTACTATCGGAGTCCAATAA
- the LOC128728706 gene encoding xylulose kinase → MAMQSANETYLGLDLSTQKLKAVLLNANLENVAHAEVKFDSDLPEFRTTGGVNVGTAKNEFYVQPVMWIKALDMVLDRIVVQGADLSTVVALSGSAQQHGSLYWSRSGIETLRNLDADKFLHTQLDDSAFTVHRTPIWMDGTTGGQCAEMEAAVGGRDCMVEITGSRCYERFTGPQIRRIFQHRPDCYRNTERISLVSSFLASIFLGDVAPIDCSDGSGMNLLDVRTRDWSDVCLNACAPDLREKLGQPVPAGSVIGSVGAFFVQRYNFNAGCRVVAFTGDNLSALAGMNIGQDWLALSLGTSDTVMMQLSAPSNLPEGHVLVHPTDNGFMGLLCFRNGSLVRDIFKRAEANDNWENFSELLDSTPRGNFGNMALHFLSKEILPPVKGSLRWNRTSSLESVEQAKGVLKFSSPQTEIRALVEGQMLTRKAYATEMGFSFGENTKILATGGASANRSILQVVSDVFNAPVYTQKTTEAALIGAAYRAKYALSVARAREGSGDGKGQPIAPGAYYDFIAGLLPHSVTRVCDPSKDSEAIYGAMVMRYRAMVSVMLDQQD, encoded by the exons ATGGCCATGCAATCGGCGAACGAAACCTATCTCGGGTTGGACCTAAGCACCCAAAAG CTGAAAGCTGTCCTGTTGAACGCAAACCTCGAGAATGTGGCGCACGCGGAGGTGAAATTCGACTCGGACCTGCCGGAGTTCCGCACGACGGGCGGTGTCAACGTGGGTACAGCTAAAAATGA GTTCTACGTGCAACCGGTCATGTGGATAAAAGCGCTCGATATGGTTTTGGACCGGATTGTGGTTCAAGGTGCCGATCTGAGCACCGTAGTTGCCTTAAGCGGGTCCGCTCAACAGCATGGTTCCCTCTACTGGTCGCGCTCCGGCATCGAGACCCTGCGCAACCTGGATGCGGACAAATTTCTTCACACGCAGCTGGACGATTCGGCATTCACCGTGCACCGGACACCGATCTGGATGGACGGCACAACCGGTGGGCAGTGCGCGGAAATGGAGGCAGCCGTCGGTGGCCGCGATTGCATGGTCGAAATCACGGGTTCACGTTGCTACGAGCGTTTCACCGGACCGCAGATCCGGCGCATCTTCCAGCACCGGCCAGATTGCTACCGTAACACCGAACGCATCTCGCTCGTGAGCAGCTTTTTGGCGTCGATCTTCCTTGGGGATGTTGCACCGATCGACTGCTCGGACGGGTCCGGTATGAACCTGCTGGACGTGCGGACACGCGACTGGTCGGACGTGTGCTTGAATGCTTGTGCGCCAGATCTGCGCGAGAAGCTCGGTCAGCCAGTACCGGCCGGAAGTGTGATCGGGAgcgttggtgcgtttttcgtgCAACGGTACAACTTCAACGCCGGATGCCGCGTGGTGGCGTTCACCGGTGACAACCTATCCGCGCTGGCTGGTATGAACATCGGGCAGGATTGGCTGGCATTGTCGTTGGGCACGAGTGACACGGTGATGATGCAGCTATCAGCGCCTTCCAACTTACCGGAAGGGCACGTACTTGTGCATCCCACCGACAACGGCTTCATGGGGTTGCTCTG CTTCCGGAACGGTTCGCTCGTACGGGATATCTTCAAGCGCGCCGAAGCGAACGACAACTGGGAGAACTTCAGCGAGCTGCTCGACTCCACGCCCCGTGGCAACTTCGGCAACATGGCGCTGCACTTCCTTTCGAAGGAAATCCTACCACCGGTCAAGGGATCCTTGCGCTGGAACCGCACCTCCAGCCTGGAGAGCGTGGAGCAAGCGAAAGGTGTGCTTAAGTTCAGCTCACCCCAAACCGAGATCCGGGCGCTCGTCGAAGGTCAAATGTTAACGCGCAAGGCATACGCAACCGAGATGGGCTTCAGCTTCGGGGAAAACACAAAGATCCTTGCAACGGGCGGCGCATCGGCGAATCGTTCGATTCTGCAGGTCGTATCGGACGTCTTTAATGCGCCGGTTTACACGCAAAAGACAACCGAGGCGGCCCTTATTGGGGCTGCCTACCGTGCTAAGTACGCGCTGAGTGTTGCCCGTGCCCGGGAAGGATCCGGTGATGGCAAAGGCCAACCGATCGCACCCGGTGCTTACTACGACTTCATTGCCGGGTTGTTGCCTCACTCGGTGACGCGCGTTTGTGACCCGAGCAAGGACAGCGAAGCGATTTatggtgcgatggtgatgCGATACCGCGCGATGGTGAGCGTTATGCTCGACCAGCAGGACTAG